One Bremerella alba genomic window, AGTTTCTCGTGAACACCAACACCGAAGACTCACAATCGGGCGCGGCGGTAATCGATTCAGGAGATGTATTTACGGTCGCCTGGCAAAGCCGCGATCAAGATGGCGATGGCTGGGGCATCTTTGCCCAGCAAGTCGACCCATCCGCTGGCCTGGTCGGTGAAGAGTTGCAGGTCAACAACATCAACACTGGCAATCAGTTAGAAGTCGCTTTAGCCCAGATCGACCAAGGCCAATTGATCGCGACGTGGACGAATGGAATTGCCGACGGTACCGGCTGGAACGTGAAAGCTACCGTCGTCGAGTTCAATTCCAGCAATGTGAATCCCGCCAACGAATTCTTCGTCAACACGGAAACAGCCAATAACCAGTTTGGCCATCAAAGTCGGCCCGCCGCAATCGCCGTAGATAACGCAATCGCGATTACCTGGGGTGGCGATGGACCAGTCGATCACGACGGTACATACTTGGCGTGCTTTCTGTTTGACGAGGTAAATATCGCCCCAGATATTACCCCCATCCCCAATCAGTCCGCCCAAGTGGGCGTGGAAATGATCGTCGAGGTCACAGCAACCGACGAGAATGAAGGGGATGTCCTGACCTACATACTCGATCCCGAAAGCTCGCCGGCCGGCGCCACGATTGAAAAAGTGAACAACAATCTGGCCATTATCCGCTGGACGCCAACCGCAGAATTCGCAGGCCAAGACGTTAGCTTTCAGGTTCTCGTGATCGATGATGGGGAACTACCACTTGCTGATTCCGAGCAGTTCACGGTAACCGTCGGCACCGCCAGCTAGCAATGCCACTGGACGGAAAACTCAATCCAACCGGAAAAGTTGGATTATTCCCCCTAGACTGCCGAAAAGTAATTGCAGCAAGCAATCCCCCTGCAAAAACGGATTACGCAAGGTCATCGGACGATGTTAACTCGAACGCTAGCTCTCGCCGTTCTATTTCAACTCGCGACAATCGCTTTGCCCCTCGTGCAGAGCGTACGCGCAGAGGTTCGGCCAACGAGGCTCACCACCAGTCGGCTGCCAACAAGCGGCGAGTTGAAATCAACCCAGCAATTGGTGGCCCGGCCCAGTCCACCTACGGAAGCGCTGCAGGCAGTTCGGCATACCTCGCACGTCGAGTTAACGAACAGCGTTGTTAACGAATCGATCCTCGAGTCGCAAGTCTTTATGGACTCGGCCCCGATGCAAGGAAGCTTCCAGACCTGTCACCCCAATGTCTGCGAAGCGCATTGGTTTGCCGGCTTTGAGGCGACTTTCCTTAAGCCTCACTTCACTTCCAATCCTGCATATACGTTGATGGAGTCTGACGGATCGTCGTTCGAGAGTTTTTCGCAAGTGGAATTCGACTACGATCTGCAGTTCGCGCCGCGAGTATTCGTCGGCCTTCAAATGAACGAAGAGATTGGTTTTCGTGCAACTTGGTGGCACTTCGATAACGATCCGTCTGTATTGACTGCCCAGCCGCCGGCCAATGGATTTGGTTCTATCACACCTCCGCCGTTCGGCACGGTCGATATTTCGACCTCCATTCCTGGAAGCACCTTCCAAGCTGGCACCGGCTTGACGGCCTATACGCTCGATCTTGATGTTACGCGTCAGTACTGCATATCGCATTGGCGGATCGGAGCGTTCGGTGGCTTACGCTATGCCGAGATCGATCAGAATTACCTCGCTCAAACTACTAACGCCTCGGGAGCACTCACCGGCCAAATCGACTATGAACATGGTCTTTCGGGGATTGGGCCCACCATGGGACTGTATGCATCGGTTCCGGTAGCTAA contains:
- a CDS encoding Lpg1974 family pore-forming outer membrane protein translates to MLTRTLALAVLFQLATIALPLVQSVRAEVRPTRLTTSRLPTSGELKSTQQLVARPSPPTEALQAVRHTSHVELTNSVVNESILESQVFMDSAPMQGSFQTCHPNVCEAHWFAGFEATFLKPHFTSNPAYTLMESDGSSFESFSQVEFDYDLQFAPRVFVGLQMNEEIGFRATWWHFDNDPSVLTAQPPANGFGSITPPPFGTVDISTSIPGSTFQAGTGLTAYTLDLDVTRQYCISHWRIGAFGGLRYAEIDQNYLAQTTNASGALTGQIDYEHGLSGIGPTMGLYASVPVANRIELFSEARGSILFGEATSRLTAGEDLDLTTPFTTTTTASRDEVMTIGEVELGLRWQGCRRRCWQPFGSVALEGQTWGDVGNATSEEGSLGFFGFNASFGFQL